The Streptomyces sp. WZ-12 genome segment GCCGCCCTGTGCACGGCGCTGGCCGCCCGCCGGGTGGACATCCTCAGCCTCCAGGCCCACCCGCTGTCCTCCGGGACGGTCGACGAGTTCCTGCTGCGCGCCCCGGCGGAGTTGGCGCCGCGTCACCTGACGGCCGCGGTGGCCGCCGCGGGCGGCGCGGAGACCTGGCTGGAGCGGGCCGACGCGCACGACCTGGTCGACGCGCCGACCCGGATGTTGGGCCTGGCCACCCGCACCGCCCTGGATTCCGCCGAACTCCCGCTGGCTCTCCGGCAGTTGCTTGGGCGCTGCACGCTCCACTCGGTGCCGGCCCGGTCGCTGACCGGCCAGCCGCTCGCCGAAGCCGTGCCCGCCGAGGGCGTGTTGGAGGAGCACACCATGACGTTCCGCGATCCCTCCGGGGGCTCGCTCACCATCGAGAGGCCGCAGTTGCCGTTCACCCCCACCGAGTTCGCCCGGGTGCGCGCGCTGGTCGAGCTGGACACCCGGCTCGGTCAGCGCGTACCGCCGCGCCGCGAGGTGCTCACGCTGCCCGAGGGCAACGCGCTCACGGTCCGCCGCGCCGGCCCCGGCGACCTGACCGCCGCCCGCGCGATGCACCTGCGCTGCTCCGAGCGGACGTTGGTGCGGCGCTACCACGGCCCGGTCGGGGACGCCGACCGCTATCTCGACCACCTGCTCAGCCCGCGGTTCGGCCGCACGCTGGCCGCGGAGACCGTCTCCGGGCGGCTGGTCGCGCTGGGCCACCTGCTGTGGGACGGCGACGAGACCGAGGTGGCGCTGCTGGTCGAGGACGCCTGGCAGCAGCGCGGCATCGGCGCGGAACTGCTGCGCCGGCTGGTCGAGATGGCCGCCGAGACCGGCAGCAAGAGCGTCTACGCGATCACCCAGGCGTCCAACACCGGCATGGTGACGGCGATGCGCGGCCTGGGGCTGCCGCTGGACTACCAGATAGAGGAGGGCACGCTGGTCATCACGGCGCGCCCGACGGGCGCCTGGGACCACCGGGAGCCCCGGGAGTCACGGGAGGCGATCCGGGTCCGGGACGGGTCCCGCCGGGGCTGAGGGGACGCGTCAGCAACGTGAGCCGGAATGATGGTGACGCGGCGGGCTGATCCATACGAGGATGGCCCGCATGTCCAACACCACTACCCCCACGGGCGGTCCGCTGCCCCGCCAGGTCGCCGACGCCTACGTCGACGCGCTCGTCGAACTGGACCCGATCACCGGCACGTTCCTCGGCATCCCCGAGAGCTTCGGCAAGCTCCCCGACTTCTCCCCCGCGGGTCAGGAAGCGGTGGCCCGGCTCGCCCGCACGACGCTGGACGAGTTGGCGGCGGCCGAGGCCCGGCCGGGCGCGGACAGCGCCGCCGAGAAGGTCTGTGCGCGGCTGCTGCGCGAACGGCTCTCCGCGGAGCTCGCGGTCCACGACGCCGGTGAGGGGCTGCGGACGGTCAGCAACATCAGCTCACCGCTGCACCACGTACGCGAGGCCCTCAACCTCACGCCCACCGAAACCGAGGCGGACTGGGCGGCGATCGCCCGGCTGCTGCGCGCCGTGCCCGACGCGCTGACCGGCTACCGCGCCGCCCTCCAGGCCGGCCTGGACAAGGACCTGCCCGGCGGTCCGCTCCAGGTCACCACCGTCATCGGGCAGCTCGCCGAGTGGATCGGCACCGAGCGGAGCTGGTTCGCGGACTTCACCGCCGCCGGCCCCGAGGCGCTGCGCGCCGAACTGGACGCGGCCGCCGAGGTGGCCACCGGCGCCCTGGTGGAGCTGCGCGACTGGTTCCGGGACGTCTACGGCCCGGCGGTCGAGGGCGCGCCGGACGTGGTGGGCCGCGAGCGGTACGCCCGGCTCGCGCGCTACTACAACGGCGCCGACATCGACCCGGAAGAGGCGTACGCGTACGGCTGGTCCGAATTCCACCGGCTGCTGGCCGAGATGACGGCCGAGGCCGAGAAGGTGCTGCCCGGCGCCAAGACGCCGTGGGCGGCGCTGGCGTGGTGCGACGAGCACGGCGAGGCGGTCGAGGGCGTCGAGGAGACCCGGCAGTGGCTCCAGTCGCTGATGGACGAGGCCATCGACGCGCTGGACGGCACCCACTTCGACCTCGCCGAGCCGGTCCGCCGGGTCGAGTCGAAGATCGCCCCGCCCGGTGGCGCCGCCGCCCCGTACTACACCCAGCCGTCGCTGGACTTCTCCCGCCCCGGCCGCACCTGGCTGCCCACCATGGGCCAGACCCGCTTCCCGGCCTACGACCTGGTCTCCACCTGGTACCACGAGGGCGTGCCCGGCCATCACCTCCAGCTCGCGCAGTGGGTGTACGTCGCCGACCGGCTCTCCCGCTACCAGACGACGGTCGGCCTGGTCAGCGCCAACGCCGAGGGCTGGGCGCTGTACGCCGAGCGCCTCATGGACGAACTGGGCTTCCTGACGGTCCCGGAGCGGCGCCTGGGCTACCTGGACGCCCAGATGATGCGGGCGATCCGGGTCATCATCGACATCGGCATGCACCTGGAGCTCCAGATCCCGGCCGACTCCCCCTTCCACCCCGGCGAGCGCTGGACGCCGGAGCTGGCCCACGCGTTCATGGCCGGGCACAGCAGCCGGCCGGCCGACTTCGTCGACAGCGAGATCATCCGCTACCAGGGCATGGCCGGCCAGGCGATCGGCTACAAGCTGGGCGAGCGGGTCTGGCTCCAGGGCCGGGAGGCGGCCCGGGCCCGGCACGGCGCGGACTTCGACCTCAAGGCGTGGCACATGGCGGCGCTGTCCCAGGGCTCGCTCGGCCTGGACGACCTGCTGACCGAGCTCTCGGCGCTCTGACGACGGGCCGCGCACCGCGGCCGGCCACCCGCCTTCGGGGTGTGGCCGGCCGCGGCCGGCTCCGCGCCTCCGGCCGTCAGGGCTGCCCCAAGGCCCTTGCCCGGCCGGCGAATTCCCTGCTAGACAGCGGGGATGACCGGATACTCCCCTGATGCCGTCGACCGGCGCATCCTCGACGTCCTCCAGCACGACGGGCGGGTGGGCCGCGCCGAGTTGGCCCGGGCGGTGAACGTGTCGCCGAGCACGGTCGCCACGCGGGTACGACGCCTGGAGGAGTCCGGGGTGATCTCCGGGTACGCGGCGGTGATCGAGCCGGAACGGGTCGGGCTGCCGGTGCTGGCCTTCGTCCGGCTGCGCCACTCCGGCGGGAACGGCAAACCCTTCCGGGACCTGCTGGCGGCCACCCCGGAGATCCTGGAGGCCCACCACGTCACGGGCGAGAACTGCCTCTTCCTCAAGGTCGCCGCGCGCTCCATGAAGCACCTGGAGGAGGTCTCTGGCCGCATCGGCGCCCTGGGCGAGGTGGCCACGAGCGTGGTGTACTCCTCGCCGCTCCCCCGCCGCTCGGTCAGCACCTGACCCTCCAACGGGGCTTGGCCGCCGGGCCGTTGGCCGTCAGTCCGCCACCGGCCCCCGGTGCCGCACCCGGGAACCCGTGCGGTCCTTGACGACCTCCAGTTGGGCGGGGATGCGGGTCCTGAGGTCGGCGACGTGGCTGACGATGCCCACGCTGCGGTCGCGTTCGCGGAGGCCGTCCAGGACGTCCAGGACCTCGTCGAGGGTCTGCTCGTCGAGGCTGCCGAAGCCCTCGTCGATGAACAACGTGTCGAGGCGGGTGCCGCCGGCCTCGTCGGTGACGACGTCGGCGAGGCCGAGGGCCAGGGCGAGGGAGGCGAAGAAGGTCTCGCCGCCGGAGAGGCTGGCGGTGTCGCGTTCGCGGCCGGTCCAGGCGTCGACGACGTGCAGGCCGAGGCCGGAGCGGCGGGCACCGCCGGCGCGTTCGTCGGAGTGGACGAGGGTGTAGCGGCCGGCGGACATCCGGTGCAGGCGGGCGGTGGCGGCGGCCGCGACCTGTTCCAGGCGGGCGGCCAGGACGTAGGACTCCAGTCGCATCCGGCGGGCGTTCTCTGCGGAGGTGCCGGCGGTGAGCGTGGCGAGCCGGGCGATGCGCTCGTACGCGGTGCGCAGCGGGGCGAGTTGGCGGGCGTCGGCCGTGGCCGCGGCGGAGAGCCGGTCGAGGGCGGTGCAACGCTCGCCGGCGGCGGCGAGGGTCGCGGTGGTGGTGCGGAGCCGGGCGGTGGCGGCCTGGTGGGCGGCGCGGGCGGTGTCCGGGTCGGCGGGCGGGAGGGCCGCGGCGGCCCGGAGTTCGGGGCGGTCGAGTTCGGCGGCCACGGCGGCGGCCTCGGCCTGCCCGTCGTCGTACTGCCGTTGCAGCGCCCGGCGTTCGGCCTCGGGGAGCGTTGCGTCGGCGGCGTCCTGAGGGGTGGCGAAGCCGGCGCGGTGGGCGGCGGCGGAGAGTTGGGTGTCGGCGTCCCTGAGGCGTTCCGCGCAGGCCGCCGCGGTGCGGGTCGCCTCGGCGGCGGCGGAGAGCAGCGCCGCCTGGCGTTCGAGCCGGTCGGCCCGGTCGGCGACGCTGGCGCAGTCGCCGCGGGCCTCGGTCAACTCGCCCTCCAGCGCGTCCCGTTCGCGGTCCAGGGCCTCGCGGCGGGAGGTGCGGGCGGCGGCCCGGCGCTCGGCGTGCCGCTGGTCGTCGCGGCGGCGCTCGTGCTCCCGCTCGGCGCGGGCCAGCGCCTCGCGGGCGGCGTGCAGTGCGGCGCCGGCGGCGTGGGCGCGGGCCACTTCCCGCGTCAACTCCTCGACGTGGGCGGCGAGTTCGATGGTCGGGGTGTCGGCGGCCGCGGCGCTGGCGGCGGCCAGCGCCTCCTTGACCCCCTGGTGGTGGTCCTCCGCGCGCCGGCGGGCGTCCTCGGCGCGCCGGTGGGCGGCCTGGGCGGCGTCCTCGGTCGCCCGGTCGACGTGGCCGGCGCCGGGGCGGGCCGGCGCCGGATGCGCGGTGGAGCCGCACACCGCACACGACTGACCGTCCGTCAGCTCGGCGGCGAGCTCGGCGGCGATGCCACGCAGCCGCCGGTCCTTGAGGTCCAGCCAGTGCTCGTGGGCGGCCGCCGCGCGCTCCCGGGCGATGAGCAACTGCTTGTCGGCGGCGGCGAGTTCGTCGGTCAGGTCGTCGCGGCGGCGGGCGGCGGTGAGCCGTTCGACGGCCGGTGCGAGCTGCCCGGCGAGCTGTTCGGCGCGCCGGACGGCCTCCTGGGCCTCGTCGATGCGGCGCTGGTGGGTGCCGCGGGCGGCGTCCCAGCCGGTCAGCCACTCCGCGGCGTCCAGCAGCGTCTGCTCGTCGGCGTGCGCCTCGCGGTCCACGTCCGCGCGTTCCCGGGCGAGTTCGGCGGCGCGGCGTTCGGCCCGGCGGGCCGCGGCGAGGGAGCCGAGGGTCGCCCGCGCCTGGCGTTCCTGCTCGGCGAGCCGGCCGCCCTCGGCGTCGGCGAGGGCGGCCGGCAGCGGGGCGCGGTGGCGCCGTTCGGCGTCCTGGGCGGCGGTCAGTTCCCGCCGGGCGGCGTCGCGGAGGGCGAGGGCGGGGGCCACCTCGGCGGCGGTGCGGGCGCGCTCCAACCGCGCCTGAATACGGGCGCGTTCGTCGGCGCGGGCGGCGAGCTGCTCGGCGCGCTGTCGGGCGTCGGCGTGGCGGCGTTGGAGGCGGTCGCGGTCGCGGGCCTCCTCCCAGCGGTCGGCCGCGGCGCGTTCGTCGGTCTCGGCGGCGGCCACCGCGCGGTGGGCGAGCGCCAGGCGTTCGCGGGCGCCGACCCGGGCGACGGCGGCGCGGGCCAACACCGCGTCGGCGAAGCCGGGTTCGCCGGGTCCGGGTGCGGTGCCCGCGTCGGCGGGGGCGGTCGGCGCCGCGCTCCGGGGGGTGCGTGGGCCGCGCCCGGCCTGGGCCGGTACGGCGGCGCGGGCGGCCGGCGCCGGCACGGACGGGTCGTCGAGGTCGGGGGTGTCGCCGGCGGCCTGGGCGATCCGGTGGGCGAGCGCGAGCAGGCGCTCGTCGCCGGCCGCGACGCGGTCGGCGGCGGCCTTGCGGCGGGCGGTGAGCTGGTCCTCCAGCGCGGCGAACCGCCCGGTGTCGAAGAGCCGGCCCAGCAGCTTCGCCCGGGCCTCCGCGTCCGCCCGCAGGAAGCGCGCGAAGTCGCCCTGCGGCAACAGCACCACCTGGCAGAACTGCTCCTTGCTCATGCCGAGGAGCTGCCCGATCTCCTCGCCGATCTCCTGGTGGGAGCGGCTGAGCGCGCGCCACGCACCGGCGGTCGGGTCGCCGTCCGGGGCGGGGGCGAACTCCCGCAGCCGGCTGACCGCCTTCTCCTTGGTGGTACCGGCGCCGCGCTTCTTCGGGCGGGGCTGCTCGGGCAGCCGGGTGATCTCCAACCGCCTGCCGGCGACGGTCAGTTCGAGGACGACCTCGGTGGGGGTGGCGGGGTCCGCCAGGTCGCTGCGGAGCGCCTGGCCGCCCTGCCGGGCGCCGGGCACCGAGCCGTAGAGGGCGAAGCAGACCGCGTCCAGGACCGAGGTCTTGCCCGCACCGGTCGGCCCGTGCAGCAGGAACAGTCCGTCGCGCGCGAGCCGGTCGAAGTCGACGGTGTGACTGCCGGCGAACGGGCCGAAGGCGGTCAGGGTCAGCCGGTGCAGCCTCATCGCGCCACCTCCGCGGCCGCGTCGGCGGTCCGCACCTCGTCGATGGCCGAGCGCAGTTCGGCCCGTTCGTCGTCGTCGGCGCCGCGGCCGGCGCGGACGTGGGCGACGAAGTCCTCGGCGATCTCCTGGTCGCTGCGGCCGCGCAGCCGCTGGGCGTACGAGACGGAGGGCCGTTCCGGGGACTCGTCGGGGTCGAAGACCAGGCTGAGGGTGTGCGGGAAGCGCTTGGCGAGCCGGGCCATCGGCTCGGCCGGGCGGGCGCTGTCGGTAAGGGTGGCCTCGACCCAGGAGTCCTCGTGGCGGGTCAACTCCGGGTCGTCCAGGAGGTGTTGGAGGGGGCCGCGGAGCCGGGCGAGCGGGCGGGGCACCGGGCAGTCCACCCGCTCGGCGCGCACGGTGCCCTCCGCGTCGAGGTCGATCAGCCAGGAGGACTTGCGGTGGGCGGCCTCGGAGAAGGAGTAGGCGAGCGGCGATCCGGAGTAGCGGATCCGCTCGGTGAGGGTCTGGCAGCCGTGCAGATGGCCGAGGGCCGCGTAGTCGACGCCCTCGAAGACCGCGGCGGGGACGGAGGCGACCCCGCCGACGGTGATGTCCCGCTCGCTGTCGCTGGCGGTGCCGCCGGTGACGAAGGCGTGCGCCAGCACCACGGAACGGGTGCCGGCGGGCCGGGCGGCGAGGTCGGCCCGGACCCGGTCCATGGCCGCGCCGAGCACCGCGGCGTGGTCGGCGCGCGGGGCGCCGAGGGAGTCGCGCACCATGGCCGGTTCGAGGTACGGCAGCCCGTAGCAGGCGACCGGGCCGTGCGCGTCCGCCAGGAGGACGGGCGTGCCGCACTCCTCCGGGTCGGTGTGCAGATGGATGCCGGCCCGCCGCATCAGTCCGGAGCCGACGCCGAGCCGGCGGGCGGAGTCGTGGTTCCCGGAGATCATGACGGTGGGGACGCCGAGCGCGGCCAGCCGGTGCAGCGCGTCGTCGAAGAGTTCCACGGCGGCCAGCGGCGGCACCGCGCGGTCGTAGACGTCGCCGGCGACGAGCACCGCCTCGACGTCCCGGGTCCGCACGGTCTCGACGAGGTGATCGAGGAACGCGCGCTGGGCGGCGAGCAGGTTCACGCGGTGGAAGGACCGGCCCAGGTGCCAGTCGGAGGTGTGCAGAAGCCTCACGACACCGCTCCGACCTGCATCTTCTCCCCTTCTCCCGGTACCGATTCGCCGGGCACCGACCCGTTATCGCGCCGGCGCGGGCCCGCGCGAGCGCACGGCCGACCCTAGCGGCTGCCGCCGCGCCGGCCCGCACCGCCCTCGGGTTCGGCGGGGGCGGGGCTACCGGCCCACCGGCCTCGGGCTCGGGCACCGCGGGCGCCGAGCCGGCGTCCGTCCGCGGGCGCACGGCGAGGACCGGGGCGGCCGGCCCGGCGAAGCGGGCCGCGGCGATGACGCCGGCGGCCTGGCTGCGGTATACCAACGCGGCCACCGCGCCGAGCAGCGCTACCCGGAGCCCCGCGCCCGCCGGGTGCGCCCCTGACGGCCGGCGCCGCGCGGCACGTCACGCACGGGACAGCAACGGGCGCCCGGCACCGCCTGGTTCAGCTCGCGACCACTCGTGCCTCCCGCGCGCCCGCACCGCCAACACCCGCACCCGCGCCGTCAGTCGACCCGCATCGCCAGGACCTGCCCCGGCCAACTGCCGGCCAGGAAAGCGTCGGTGGGCGTGAAGCCGTTGCGCTCGTAGTACGCGACCAGTTCGCCCCCGCCGCCCGCCCAGCAGTCGACCCGCAGCAGCGCCACGCCGGCCCGCCGGGTCTCCGCAACGGCGTGCGCCAGCAGCGCCGCCCCGACGCCCCGGCCGGCCTGCCGCCGGTCGGAGACCAACAGCCGGACGAACCGCTCGGCTTCGCCCGCCGGCGGGATCGGCACCTGCGGGTTGGGGCCGGTGTCCAGCACCAGGGTCCCGACGGGCACCCCGTCCAACTCCGCGATGTGCGGCTCGTTTTCGGTCAGGTACCGCTCCACCCGCGCCACCCCGCCGGGCTTGCGCGAATACGGGGTCGTGCCCCACTGCTCGGTGTTGCCGCGCGCGTTCATCCAGGCCACCGCGGCGTCGAGCATCCCCAAGACGGCCGGCGCGTCGGACGGTTCGCCGGGCCTGATCCGTATCCCTCGTGTGGTGTCGTCGTTCACGGCGGCAGCCTAGAGGGGTCCCGCAGCGTGCGCCGCGCGCACGTCGCCCCTGTCCCCTCAAGCCTCGTCGGCGCCGTGCAGGTGGGCGCGTTCGCCGTTGTGGTCGAGGAGGGTGAGGATCTCCACTGGGCCTTCGTGCGCGCCGACGGAGTGCGGGGTCATGGTGGAGAACTCCGCGGCGTTGCCCTCCTGGATGAGCAGGACGCGCTCGCCGAGTTGGAGGCGGGCGGTGCCGGACAGCACCGTGAACCACTCGCTGCCGGGGTGCACCGCCAGGTGTTCCGGGCCGGTCGGCCGCTCGGGGGTGATCCGCATCTTCGCCACGGTCACCCCGTGCACCGAGCGCTCGCGGGACAGCAGCCAACTGGTGATCCCCGGCGTGTGGCAGGGCTGCGGCCGGATCACCACGTCCTCGTCCTCGTCGGACTCCACGAGCTGGTCCAGCGTGGTGTCCAGGGCCCGGGCGATCGGGACCAACTGGTCGAGGGCGATCCTGCGGCGCCCGGTCTCGATGCGGCTGAGGTTGGACGGGCTGAGGTTGCACCGGGCGGCGAGCGCGTCCAACGTCCAGCCGCGGGCCCGCCGCAGCCCGCGGATCCGTCGGCGGATCACGGCGTCCAGATCCAATTCTTGCTCCATGGGCAAGAGTGTATGCATTTCGCGCACGGCGCGCTTAGCGTGAAGGCATGACACCGCACCGGCACGACCAGCACCTCCACCACCACAAGCAGCCAGAGGAGCACCAGGAGCACCGCGACCACGAGGCCGGTCTGGCGGACCTGCTGGACCTCGACGCGGAGGTGCTCGGCCCGTTCCTCGACGAGGTCACCGGCTGGGTCCGCGGGCAGACGAGGGCCGCCCCTCGGGCGATCGTCGACGTGGGCGCCGGAACCGGCACCGGCACGGCGGCGCTGGCCCGCCGCTTCCCCGGGGCGCGGCTGGTCGCGGTCGACCGCTCGCCGGTCATGCTCGACCGCGTCGCGGCGACGGCACGCACCCAGGGGCTGGCGGAACGGCTGCGCGTGGTCCCGGCCGATCTGGACGTCGCCTGGCCCGAGATCGGCGCCGTCGACCTCGCGTGGTTGGCCTCGTCGCTGCACCACGCCCAGGACCCGGACCGACTGCTCCGCGACCTCCACGGCGCGCTGCGCCCCGGCGGCCTGTTGGTGGTCATCGAGATGGACGGCATGCCGCGCTTCCTCCCCGACGACCTCGGCATCGGCTGCCCCGGTCTGGAGGCGCGCGGTAAGGAGGCCATGGCGCGGGCGCGCTGGAACGCGTACCCGAACTGGCGCCCCCATCTGGAGCGGGCCGGATTCGCGGACGTGGCGGAACGCGCCTTCACCTTCGACATCCATCCCGCGCCACCCGCCGCCCACCGCTACGCGCACGGCGTCCTGCGCACCCTGCGCCACGGCCTCGCCGACCAACTGGCCGCCGACGACCTCGACACCCTCGACCGGCTGCTGGCGGTGGACGCCCCCGAGTCCGTGCTGCACCGCGACGACCTGATCGTCCGGGGCCGCCGGATCGCCTGGGCGGCCCGCCGCCCCTGAACCGCGCGCCCGCGGGGAGTCGGCCGAGCGGCCCGCCCCGCCCACCGGCCAGATGGGATGCGCACCGGCCCGAACGGCGCGCCAGCCCCGCAAATCACCGCATTCCGCACCATAGTGGGGCGCCATGAGCACGGAGCCCTCGTATCCCGTCGCCCCCGACCAGAAGCCCCCACAACAGCCCCCGGACCCCACGATCGTGACCATCGGTGTGGTGGCGGTCCTGCTGGTGGTGGGGTGGGCGTCCATCGGGAAGGACAACTTCGCCACCGTCTCGGACACCGCGTTGCACTGGGTATTCGCCAACTTCGGCTGGCTGTTCGTGGTGGGCGCCGACTTCTTCCTGGTGTTGTGCGTCGTCATCGCGTTCAGCCGGTTCGGCGCGATCCGGCTCGGCCGGGACGACGCGGAGCCGGAGTTCACCAACCTCGCCTGGATCGCGATGATGTTCAGCGCCGGCATGGGCATCGGCCTGATGTTCTACGGCGTGGGCGAACCGCTCCAGCACTACGTGTCGCCGCCGCCCGGTTCCGGCGTGCACGCCAAGACGCTGAGCGCCGCCCGCACGGCCATGGAGTACTCCTTCTTCCACTGGACGCTCACCCCTTGGGCGATCTACGGCGTCGCCGGCCTCGCGCTGGCCTACGCGGGCTTCCGCAAGGGCCGGGGCAACCGGCTGAGTTCGGCCTTCGTCCCGCTGATCGGCGAGCGGCGGGCCAACGGCGGACCGGGCAAGGCGATCGATCTGCTCGCCGTCTTCGCCACCGTCTTCGGCACCGCGACCAGCCTGGGCCTGGGCACCCTCCAGGTCGCCGAGGGCCTCAACTTGACGGCGGGCGCGCCCAGTTCCCGGACCCTGGAGCTGATCATCGTCGCCGCGCTGTCGGCGGCCTTCGTGGCCTCCGCCTTCTCCGGGCTGCACCGCGGCGTGAAGTGGCTGAGCACCCTCAACATCGCGCTGGCGGCCCTGCTGATGGTCTTCGTCTTCGTGGCCGGCCCGACCGTGTACGTGCTGAACACCATCCCGGCGAGCCTGGGCGGTTACCTCAGCGAACTGCTGCCGATGGCCTCGCGGACCGGCGCCTTCACCGACCCCGCCTGGCTGGGCCAGTGGACGATCTTCTACTGGGCGTGGTGGCTGTCCTGGGCGCCGTTCGTCGGCACCTTCCTGGCCCGCATCTCGCACGGCAGGACCATCCGCGAGTTCCTCATCGGGGTGTTGCTGGTCCCCAGCGGCGCGACCATGGTCTGGTTCTCCGTCATGGGCGGCAGCGCGATCCGCCTGGACGCCAACGGCCGGGCCGAGTTGGCGTCGATGGTCGCCAAGGGCGCCGAGGCGTCCCTGTTCGGGCTGCTGGACAGCCTCCCGCTGGGCACGCTCACCTCGTGGGTGGCGATGGTGCTGGTGATGACGTACTTCGTGACCAGCGCCGACTCCGCCTCGCTCGTCATGGGCTCGCTGACCAGTCGGGGCGCGCTGCACCCGCGGACCTGGCTGGTCGTCCTGTGGGGCGTGTTGATGGCCGCGGTCGCGGCCGTGTTGCTGATCGCCGGCGGGCTCAGCTCGCTCCAGACGGCGACGATCCTGGTGGCGCTGCCGTTCGTCCTGGTGATGCTGGCGCTGTGCTGGGCACTGTTGGCCGAACTGCGCGAGGACCCGGGCGCCGGCGCCCCGCGACACGCCCTGCACGGACTGCGGGACGCGGTGACGGCCATGGTCGGCGAGGCGGTCACCGAGCACAGCCGGCCCCAACACCCGCGCCTGCAACGGCTGCGCCGCGCGGCCAGCACGCGACGCGGCGAGGGCGACTACGGGGACGGGGACGGCGACGACGGGGTGCGGTGACGGCCCCGCCCCGCGACACGGTGCAGCACGCCTGGGAGTGCCGCACCACCGGGACCCTCAACTCCCCCTCCGCATCGACAACTTCAGCCGTCCCAGGGTGTGCAGCGCCGGCGCGGTGCCCGTTCCGACGTCCCGCACGCGGGAACGGGGCCGCGGTCACAGTCACGGTCACGGTCACACCACGGCGCCCACAAGTACATTGACGGGGCGTCATATGTGCGGCTCGGCCCAGACGTCGGGGGGAACCACTCCGATCGAGCGGCCGTGGGGGTCGAGGAGGCGGCCGAGGAGTTTGTCGTGGCGGAGGGTGACGACGCGGTCGACGATGTCCAGGGTGGGGTGGGCGGTGGCGAGTTGGGTCTCCAGACGCAGGGCGTCGGTGACGGAGTGGAGGCTGGCCTGCACGAGGAGGTTGTGGGGGCCGCTGACGGCGGCGCAGTTGCGGGTCTCGGGCAGGCGGATCAGGGCGTGGCCGACGGCCGGCAGGTCGGCGGGCGGGACCTTGGCCCAGAAGGTGAGGGCCACGGGCCAGCCGCCGAGGGGGCGGGCGAAGTCGCAGCGGAATCGCAGGACATCGAGTCGGGTGAGCTGCTCGATGCGGCGCTTGACGGTGGAGAGGCTGACGCCCAGGGCGGTGGACAGTGTCTGGTAGGAGGCGCGGCCGTCGCGGGCCAGGCAGGTGAGGAGGGCGCGGTCGGCGGTGGTGAGGTCGCCGGGGCCGCGCCGGGGCGTTGGGGGCGGGGGTGGTGCGGTGAGTTGGGCGCGTTGGTCGGGGGCGAGGGCGGCGATGCGCCAGCGGCCGCCCTCGGTGAACATGTGGGTGACGATCCGGGCGTCGACGGCGGTGATGCCGGGGACGTGCGGGAGCAGGTCGAGGGTGTAGCGGGAGAGGGCGGGCAGGTCGCGGGTGGCGACGGTGGCGAGGATGTCGTGGGCGCCGGCGGAGCGCTCGATGGTGAGCATGTGGGGGTGGCCGGCGAGGGCCCGGGCGACGGCGGCGGTGGTGTCCGGGGCGCAGTCGATCTGGGCGAAGCAGACGCACATCCGGTCCAGCATCCGTGGGCCCGGCGAGAGTCCGACCCAGGCCGTGCCGTGCTCGGTGAGGCGGTGGAAGCGGCGGGCGACGGTGACCGGGTCGACGGCGAGGGCGCGGCCGAGCTCGGTCCACGAGGCCCTCGGCCGGAGTTGGAGCGCATGGATCAGCGCGAGGTCGTCCTCGCTGAGTGGTGTGGCGTCCGTGACAGCTTCCTGCATTCGTGGCCGCCTCTTGGCGAGATTCCTGCGATTTCCCTCATCCCGATGACCAGTCTCGCACTGTAGGGAGCGGCGGGCCCGCTCGCATGGGGCGGGTGGGCCGCGGAAGTCAGCAGGTCGGGACCAGGAGGAGCGGATCGTGGCGTTCGCCGATTACCAGAACGAGATCTACTTCGACGGGCTGCGCGGGGTGGTACCGCGGCTGCCCATGAGTTACGCCGAGTTGGAGCCGCCGGCGCAGGCGGCGATGCCCCCGTCGGTGCGGTCTTACGTCGCCGGGGGTGCCGGGGACGAGCAGACCCAGCGGGCCAACGTCACCGCCTTCGGGGAGTGGGGCCTGGTGCCGCGCATGCTGGTCGGTGCGAGCGAACGGGACCTGTCGGTCGAGCTGTTCGGCCTGCGGCTGCCCTCGCCGTTGTTCATGGCCCCGGTCGGCGTGCTCGGGCTGTGTGCGCAGGACGGCCACGGGGACCTCGCCGCCGCGCGGGCCGCCGCCCGGACCGGCGTGCCGATGGTCGCCTCCACGCTGTCCGT includes the following:
- a CDS encoding GNAT family N-acetyltransferase — encoded protein: MTDATSARSTRRHHWRRDVVELAALFTAVAVADAAANTVAHGPSGPVLLCAGAAALLATTGFHVWWARRHEHAPPPTDAGDTPAADGPTATATAAPAPEGGTREAALWRMRTTVRDEPGSLAALCTALAARRVDILSLQAHPLSSGTVDEFLLRAPAELAPRHLTAAVAAAGGAETWLERADAHDLVDAPTRMLGLATRTALDSAELPLALRQLLGRCTLHSVPARSLTGQPLAEAVPAEGVLEEHTMTFRDPSGGSLTIERPQLPFTPTEFARVRALVELDTRLGQRVPPRREVLTLPEGNALTVRRAGPGDLTAARAMHLRCSERTLVRRYHGPVGDADRYLDHLLSPRFGRTLAAETVSGRLVALGHLLWDGDETEVALLVEDAWQQRGIGAELLRRLVEMAAETGSKSVYAITQASNTGMVTAMRGLGLPLDYQIEEGTLVITARPTGAWDHREPRESREAIRVRDGSRRG
- a CDS encoding DUF885 domain-containing protein — translated: MSNTTTPTGGPLPRQVADAYVDALVELDPITGTFLGIPESFGKLPDFSPAGQEAVARLARTTLDELAAAEARPGADSAAEKVCARLLRERLSAELAVHDAGEGLRTVSNISSPLHHVREALNLTPTETEADWAAIARLLRAVPDALTGYRAALQAGLDKDLPGGPLQVTTVIGQLAEWIGTERSWFADFTAAGPEALRAELDAAAEVATGALVELRDWFRDVYGPAVEGAPDVVGRERYARLARYYNGADIDPEEAYAYGWSEFHRLLAEMTAEAEKVLPGAKTPWAALAWCDEHGEAVEGVEETRQWLQSLMDEAIDALDGTHFDLAEPVRRVESKIAPPGGAAAPYYTQPSLDFSRPGRTWLPTMGQTRFPAYDLVSTWYHEGVPGHHLQLAQWVYVADRLSRYQTTVGLVSANAEGWALYAERLMDELGFLTVPERRLGYLDAQMMRAIRVIIDIGMHLELQIPADSPFHPGERWTPELAHAFMAGHSSRPADFVDSEIIRYQGMAGQAIGYKLGERVWLQGREAARARHGADFDLKAWHMAALSQGSLGLDDLLTELSAL
- a CDS encoding Lrp/AsnC family transcriptional regulator, with the translated sequence MTGYSPDAVDRRILDVLQHDGRVGRAELARAVNVSPSTVATRVRRLEESGVISGYAAVIEPERVGLPVLAFVRLRHSGGNGKPFRDLLAATPEILEAHHVTGENCLFLKVAARSMKHLEEVSGRIGALGEVATSVVYSSPLPRRSVST